A stretch of the Panicum virgatum strain AP13 chromosome 9N, P.virgatum_v5, whole genome shotgun sequence genome encodes the following:
- the LOC120689109 gene encoding probable glycerol-3-phosphate acyltransferase 3 — protein sequence MATTGERLANRLLSIHRFVNRNLVGRLLHNVLPGGATAAPSPSPMVRQLGKNALVVDADALLLKQPSPGAAFPPYFLVAVEAGGYVRGLVLLALYPVLHVLPHGARAKAMAFVSFCGLRRDEAARIGRAVLPKLFSREAPPGMRAVEALNALPKEVKVVAVSRTFPTVMVEAFLKEYAGFHAVAGRELEGGPRYLTGVMAELDTESLARALKQTERAPCAYSKPVVFHDGRLAFTPTPAAALAMYIYLPFAVALAVIRIAIYVLLPWRLSSVVAGLTGVRVRVVGPTPAAAGSNAEPHGGRLYACNHRTLLDPVGIACALKRPVAAVTYSLSRLSEVLSPIPLRRLTRNREEDRRRMSSMLARGDVVVCPEGTTCREPYLLRFSPLFAELASEVTPVAVDARTTVFYATSTSPVAKSFDSVYFLMNPRPEYSVQFLEPVNTESGKSSIEVANEVQRALASALGFEGTALTRKDKYLLLAGNEGVVNTK from the coding sequence ATGGCGACGACAGGCGAGCGCTTGGCCAACCGCTTGCTCAGCATCCACCGCTTCGTCAACCGCAACCTCGTCGGCAGGCTCCTCCACAACGTGCTGCCGGGcggtgcgacggcggcgccttCCCCGTCCCCGATGGTACGCCAGCTCGGTAAAAACGCCCTGGTGGTCGATGCGGACGCCCTCCTCCTGAAACAACCGTCGCCGGGCGCCGCGTTCCCGCCCTActtcctcgtcgccgtcgaggCGGGCGGCTACGTCCGGGGTCTCGTCCTGCTCGCGCTCTACCCCGTCCTGCACGTGCTGCCCCACGGGGCGCGCGCCAAGGCCATGGCCTTCGTCTCCTTCTGCGGGCTCCGGCGCGACGAGGCGGCGAGGATCGGCAGGGCCGTGCTTCCCAAGCTCTTCTCCCGGGAGGCGCCGCCGGGCATGCGCGCCGTCGAGGCGCTGAACGCGCTTCCCAAGGAGGTGAAGGTGGTGGCCGTGAGCCGGACGTTCCCGACGGTGATGGTGGAGGCGTTCCTGAAAGAGTACGCGGGGTTCCACGCGGTGGCCGGGAGGGAGCTCGAGGGAGGGCCACGATACCTCACCGGCGTCATGGCCGAGCTCGACACGGAGAGTCTGGCGCGTGCTCTGAAGCAGACAGAGAGGGCCCCGTGCGCGTACTCGAAGCCCGTGGTGTTCCACGACGGCCGGCTCGCATTCACGCCGACGCCGGCAGCCGCGCTCGCCATGTACATCTACCTCCCCTTCGCCGTCGCCCTCGCCGTCATCCGCATCGCCATCTACGTGCTCCTCCCGTGGCGCCTGTCGAGTGTCGTCGCCGGGCTCACCGGGGTGAGGGTGCGCGTCGTCGGacccaccccggcggcggcgggcagcaacGCCGAGCCCCACGGCGGCCGGCTCTACGCCTGCAACCACCGCACGCTTCTGGACCCGGTCGGCATCGCCTGCGCGCTCAAGAGGCCCGTCGCCGCCGTGACGTACAGCCTGAGCCGCCTGTCGGAGGTGCTCTCCCCGATCCCGCTGCGGCGGCTGACCCGCAACCGCGAGGAGGACCGGCGCCGCATGTCGTCGATGCTGGCGCGGGGCGACGTGGTGGTGTGCCCCGAGGGCACGACGTGCCGCGAGCCGTACCTGCTCCGGTTCAGCCCGCTGTTCGCCGAGCTCGCCTCCGAGGTGACCCCCGTGGCGGTCGACGCGCGCACGACCGTGTTCTACGCCACGTCCACGTCGCCGGTCGCCAAGAGCTTCGACTCGGTCTACTTCCTGATGAATCCCCGGCCGGAGTACAGCGTCCAGTTCCTGGAGCCGGTGAACACGGAGAGCGGTAAGAGCAGCATCGAGGTGGCCAACGAGGTGCAGCGTGCGCTCGCCTCCGCGCTCGGGTTCGAAGGGACGGCTCTGACGAGGAAGGACAAGTACCTGCTGCTCGCCG